gaacctaccagaggctctgtggcagaaagatgtaacagtctgttttcataaagattatagccttggaaacccaatggggcagtcctactctgaatcagtagaagtcagaatccactggacagcaacaggtttggtttaggtttttgaCATAGAAATAAcctgttggggggggggggaaaaaaaaagagaccagacttactggtctgacagagactggagaaccccaagagtatggcccacaatatacccttttagctcagtaatgaaatagctcctgaggttcacctttcagtcaaagattagaaaggcccataaaacaaaacgagactaaatgggcacaccagcccagaggcaagaattagaaggcaggaggggacaggaaagctggtaatagagaacccaaggtcgaaaaggggagagtgctgacacgttatggggttggcaaccaatgtcacgaaacaagatgtgtattaattatctaatgagaagctagtttgttctgtaaaccttcatctaaagtacaataaaaatagatTTAAGAAAAAGTGAGAGACAAGtatctccctccagagctgatagagaataCTTTCCCCTAAAGCCCAtccccttaatttggacttctaacctcctataccatgagaaaataaatttctttttgttaaagccaaaaaggaaaaaaaaagaaagaaagaaataacctGTTGGAGAAGGGTCAATTTAAGGTGTAAGGTCTGCTTTGATGTCCCAGAAACTGTTCCAGGTACTCAGCATGgacaagactaaaaaaaaaaaaatttttttttttttttaattttaatgagctttaagtgaaagtttacaaatcaagtcagtctctcatacaaaaatttatatacactttgctatatactcctaattgctctcccctaatgagacatcacactccctccctgcactctctctttccatgtccattcggtcagcttctgaccccctctgccctctcatctcccctccagacaggagatgccaacatagtctcatgtgtctacttgatccaagaagcttattcttcaccagtatcattttctaacccaatccctgcctgaagagttggctttgggaatggttcctgtcttgggctaacagaaggtctggaaaccatgaccaccaggtttttttaaaataagtaaaataaaaaggagatttttttttattgcaagtgCTTAAAGTTTAGTATACAAAAcacacacagctgaaacaatgaTGTCTTATTAGGAGAGtatacatttatgtatatatcATTCTGATTAGTATAATCATACATTTGAGGAGGTATAGGAAGGGACATATCAGTGAAGTATAAAATTTTTTCAGGGAATCTTCTTGCTTAATACGAATTGTTTGCAAGCACTTGAAGGAACCTTGGAATTTGAAGATTAcatagaaggaaaagagaattataagagaaaagatgaagaaagaaaacGAAAATGTTCGATGGTAAACCCACTAAGGAACAGGGAAGCATAACAACTGTTAGGCAAAGAAGACTCATGGCTTCCACACACAAGGTAAGAAATGAGACATGAGAGTGTTTGAACAGGGAAGAAATGTGCTGAAATGAGTGAAGTATCCAATTGGACCACCATTTTGATCTACCAATATGCAACCTTTTTGATCAACAGAAATAGCAATTTCAAATGTTTCAACCTGATAGCTTAAAATCAATCTGTTAGTTGAATAAGACGAAGGGAGATTAGCTTGGAGGCTAAAGCCATTATCCCAAGTCAAAATCTCATAGGCTTTGATAAAAGTGGATTTTCGGGGAAGAGGGAATAAGTTTTACTGacatatttttgcttttattgagTCTTCTCATCCTCAGaagtttctttatatttttttggtCTTATCCCTGTGATTTGTTTCCTCACATTCTTTTGGGTCCAATTATGATCATTCTGATTCCTCTTAGCTGCTGGACCTGTGGCTCCCCTATAGAACATCATGAAACCCCTTCCTAGAGGAGCTGATGAGATGAGCTTAGTTTGCTAGACCAGGATTGTTATGCTGGATTTGACGGGCGAACTGCAAAATGCACAGGTAAGCACAGCCATAGAAAACAAGCATCCAGCGTCTTTATCAAAGATCTTCATAGGATTTGGGAAAATACTGTTGGTCTAAGGAAAACAAATCTTCAAAGGATATTCTTGGTTTCAAATATATtaccagaaccaaaaccaaacctgttgccattaactcaattccaagtcacagcaaccctatggacagagtagaatcaccccataggatttccaaggagcagctgggggactcaaactgctgccctttaggctagtagctaagcttttaaccactgtgccactagggttcctcaTCCTCATCCTTAGAAACAAAAAATGCCAGTTCTTATCTAAGAGGCTAgaactctagtggcacagtggttaaagcactcagctgctaaccgaaaggttgacagtttcaaCCCAACAGCCAGTCtgggggaaaaagatatggcagtctgtgtccctaaagtttaaaaaaaaaaaaaatctgttgccatggaatcgactgacagtgaccctataggatagagtagaactgcctctcagGGATTCTAAGGggtggctggcagatttgaactgctgaccttttcgttagtagctgagcttttaaccactgcaccaccagggctctgcataaagattacagccttggaaaccttgtggggcagttctactctgtcttgtagagtcACTGACTTGGAACCATttggactgcagtgggtttttggctTTATCTAAGAGGGTTTATGAGCCCtcatttttgaaataaatttatgaATTCTATAAGGAAGTGTTTGTAGTTAATAAAATGgggatatataaatatatagacacTCAGatgttttcagattttaaaacattaaaagctTTTGATTTTGAGTTCTGTTTTGGGATTGGGAAAAACTGATTTTCTTTGAACCATTTTAACCCCCTTCTAATTATTTGGTAGAGATATTCTATACATGTCATAGTTAGGTCATCGACCTATATGTATATACAATGAAGTAAAACGATAATAACGTTACACAAAAAAATAACACCACCCAGATTTACAGATTCAGAATGACAGAATATTTATAATCCATCCACTTTTTAGCTATACATTGtgctttatgttgagggatttgGGCCTGTTTGATAAATGTCATTAATTTAATAATACATTTGTAATTAGAAGTCGGTGGCAGTTTTAGAGGGTCCCTAAGGCAATCGCCGAGATTCAGGATAAGGCTGGAATCCACTACCCACCCCTCCTCCTTCACAAGCCTGCAGTCACCACGGGAAATCTGCTCTGGTCCCTGTCCCTGTTATCCATTCAGGTATGATTATCGTATCCGTAGTTCAAGGGGTGTTTGGAGACAGGCAGGACAAAAGGGTGGGGATAAGGCGGACACTGGAGATCCAAAATGTATCTCTGAATCCTCCTGGACAAACTTCAGGGCCATGGCTAGTGCAGGTGGGAGCTACTTgatctcttcttttctcttttttaactgTAGAGCTGgtttccttcccacccctggaAAATATATACAGATACTCAAATATTTTCAACTTCCAGGAAACTATGAATTCCTGTCTTTGCTGTAGTCAGTACCACTGGAGGCATCATAACACGAAGCTGTGTGTACCTTAACAAGTACTCCCAATAAACAAGTGCCTATGTGATAAAGATACAAACgggaggtgggggggtgggacATCCATGTATCTGCGTGTGTGTACTCAGGCTTCATCTTTACTCATCAGAACGCatgtcttctctccctctctctctctctttctctgtccctaTCTCCCTCTCTGCCTTACTTTTTCTTTAATGTATAGAAAAGGGAATACAAATGAGAAATGGAGAGACTTCTTTTCAAGTAATTCAGGATTATTAGTCAGACCCATTGGCTTCCTGGCTCAGAGAGAACTCTGAAGCTCTGCCTGGCCCTGATGTTGAGTTTTGGAGGATATGTGCCAAACCCTTTCTTTTTGCTGACACATTAAACTCTGAGTGGTCCTAAGTTTAAATCCATTCCACGGGTTAAGTGAAATAGATTTAAACCTTGGCCTACAGTCGCTTAACGGTTTGGAAACATGGCCAGTTGCATTCATAGCCAGAAGCAGGAAAAACAATACAGTTGCACTTTTCACTTCATATTTCCCTCACATATCTTAGCATCAGACTGTTGTTTGCTAAATGGTTTGTTTACTAGTTTTGTTTCATCCACTGGACTGTGATCACCTAGAAGTCAGAGACCCACCAGTCATTTCTTTGTATCCTTCACAGCGTGTTGCACAGCATTTAAATAAACATTGAAgctccatgaacatggaacaacagaaaagagaaagaaaaaatacaaggaaGATACGAGAAATGGGAGGAGAAGAGGAGTGTGCAACGTAGAACACAGAAGGCAATCTGCGGGGGAGTGTAACTGGAAAGAAAACAGGACAGACTTGTTGAGGTTAGTGGTCACTGTAGAAACATATTTACTCAGACAAGCTCTCCTTTCGTTCACCTTCCTTTTTCCTGTATTCACTTCCCTgtcctccctctttctttccataTGCATAGTCTCAAAAGAGAGTTTAACAGCAGATGGCAGCTCTACAGGTCGGACACACTGCAGGTTAAAGACAGCGCTAACTTTATTTTAACAAGCACCAGGGGAAGTGTTTGCAAGTCCTGATGGAGACTAGAGGGCAGCAGTGCTGCACAATACTCAAGGCCCACACTCCGGCCATGGCCACCGGGTTCTACCTGTGGCTAACATAATGCGCCTCTCCTTCTTGTGTTATCTGCTctgctattttgtttttttactgagaACCCTTGAGGATGGTGAcaagaataaagaaatgcatcCTGAGTTATTGAAGAACTCCATGTGCTCATTATGCCCTTTCCTCCTCCACCCCAAGAAAGGGGTTTCCTTCCAGAACTTTCAAATCACTGTTCCTTGGTGGGGAAGATCCTTTATCTCCTCAATCATTTCCAAAGAGAGATATCCAACTCAGGTCCACGAACTATAAAGCATGTGTGACAGTGACCTTTGTTAAGAAACATATGGCCCAAAGGTGTTACTAAGAACACACAGGGAATTATGCACAGCTCAGACAACAAACGGTGAGGTGTGGCCATTGGCTCTCAGTAAAGATGATTTCAGAGCAATTTgacttctctgtctctttttctttaaatcatttttttcGCTACTTTTATTTCGCTTTCACCTGATTCTTGTCTGCTGAGTCCCTCTCCTTTCAGCATTTCTTCTTTCGTTATTTTTTCAAACTCAGTTTTATCCATTAGTCTTATTTCTCTTTTATCGCAAGTCcgtttctttccctctttctctgtctctttcttgccTGCCTTCCTCTGGGATTTATGCAGCTTGGTTTCATTAGCTCACAGTTCCATCAAGAAAAAACAACCCAAGGAGCCAGGGCAGGAAGGGAAGAGGTCCTATTTTACCTCGTAACTAGGTTAAGAGATAACCCCTTGTTGTGTGGTGTGATGAATCCTGGTCTTTTCCTATTCCTGAATAGCACCCTAACAGCTCCATTACCTCTGCAAGCAGAGGGATGCCATTTGTTTTCAAAGCAGCAGGGCTCAGCTAAAAGCCTACCAATCCAATACAAGCCTCAAATGTCCTGGCCATTTCCTCCCGCCCCATTCTCCTGAGGTTTGTGACACAGAAGTTAACGTTATTTTTCAGAATAACACCTCTCCAAACAAATTTCTTCCAATAAGCTTAGATTTGGATCCCTGATAACGACAGGGGAAGTGAAGAGTTTTCAGGGTGACCCTCCCTCATGATTCCCATATGATTCATATATGATGCATTTTCATAAGAAAGACCTAGATGGAGGAAGATGGGTAAAGAACAGACTTTCTTTTGTAAGAATCATATTTACCAATTGACTCGATctcacataacaacaaaaacaatgaattATATTGAGGTCCCTGTTGAGTTTTACCATACCTGAGAAAAGGCACATTTGCTATTTAGATAATCCAAACACATTGtctattttcctttctcttgctctccccatttctgtcacTGCTATCctgttatcttctttttcttttctaatgtcaTCATCAACTTAAGGCTGTGAAATTGATTTTCTAGGAAATTATGAAAGCGTTTATATAgatgagctgttgttgttgttgttgtgtgccatcaagtcgattccaactcatggcaaccctatatgacatagtagaactgctctatagggattttaggctgtagtttttatgggagcagatcaccaggacttttctcccttggagtcacTGGGCGGgtttaaactactgaccttttagctaccagctgagcactaaaccatggcaccaccagggctccttattgatgAGCTGTAGTTGACCAAAGTCCTAACCCTTTCATGCCAAACCTGTTGTTAAACCTATTATTAGCAAAGAAAGAGCCATTTCTTACAGAATTGACTGGGGATATCCTCTCCTCAGGGCATCATAAGGTCAGTTTCAGTGGCCTGAGGTCCTGCAAAAGGAGCTGGGAGAAGCAAGACTGGTAACCCCAAACAGTTATGACAGATTCTTTATTCTCCAGAAAGGTGAGACTGGCTTGGAGTTATAAATGGACATTGAATACCTGGCAGCGGAGGGGGGAACAATGAAGAGATGTAAGGTTGAGGACCGCTACTGAAATAAATGACTGTAgggaaaagagactgggaaatggatgagagtggagagagggagagcTGGATCCTGAACAAGAGCAGGCCTGGAGTTATCTCCTGTGAGTTCCTCGGATCCGTCCTCATGCACTACGTACGTCACCCTATGCCCCAGGCAGCCCCACCTCTCAAGCCTACCTCGGCATTCTCCCTCACACAAACTTCAAATACACAAATCTCCTGCTCTGTGAAGGATGCCACCCTTTCACTTGGGAGTTATTTGGTTTTGAAGTCTTTCCTCACTAACTTTCTCTGCTCAAACCAGAGGGTGATCCATTCTTATCAGGGAGCAGGCATCTGTCCCTTGTTCCCCATTTTCATTAGCAAACCCCCAGTTTAATTCCTGATCCAGCTTTATTTGTATCTTAGTGGTAATGCAACAATTGTCCCTGACAGCAGCTTTGCTGCTCAGGGTACATTATGCATGCTGCTCCAAAATACACGCAGAAAGTTACTTAACAAGTGTGATAGAAATGAAGTTTTCAACATATCACCACAGAATCCTGGACCTTTATCACCTGGCCAGACCTAACGCCTGACTACctctgttccttcctcattaTCTATCTTTTCAAGGCCCAGGTTCCTCTATGAATGACATTCTCTCAGATCCTTCATTATCTTCATCATTACCTTCTCCCTCACCCCGCCCCTCTTCCCCATCCTCTCTATACATGGCTAGAacgaaggccaaaaaaaaaaaaacccgctgctgttgagtagattccaactcatagcgaccctataggatagagtagaactgccccatagagttcccaaggagcgccagTACGGCAGAGAGTGGTAATTGCTCCCTGTCTCCTGGAGGCAGATGGTAGGTGGTGCCATGCCAGAGATAGGGCAGGAGAGGGGGACCTGGAGGAGTCAATTAGGATCCATATGAGGAAAGCAAGCCTATTAGTTCTGGAGCTGTAGCTTATCCATTAGCAGAGGGGTGCAgaccacagagagggagagaatgaGGCAGAAACTAagttcatgtgattttttttttcacaagacCCAGTCATTGGTCTCTAGACCTTGTCTTACTTCTTACTCTCCTTCCTGactattttctacctctgttttctcTCAGTCTCAGTTTTACCAAGGAGAAATGGTTTAAACCGTTGAACCCCAAAACCTAAATGAATACTTTCATGGTGTCttttttatctctctcttttctttttcctctgaatGAAAACACTAGAGGGGTTTATAATCGGTAGGAACAGAATGACTTGTTCTAAGTACATGATAAATAATCAAAACAGACTCAACATTAATTATGTATTTGGAAGTAGGTGAAGAGTCTTCCATTAGCCAGGTACTGAAGTCGGCAGATATTACAAACAGAAACAGGTATGTTAAGATTGCAACAAAACTAGAAACAACTGTGAACTAGAGCCAAACACACCAGACTCACTTTGACCTGATCTCTAGATCTGTTTGTTCAGATACTGTGATTTGGTGAAGAGAGTCAAGAATTTAAAGATTTTAGTTCACATTCTGATTCTGCCACTTAGCAGGCTGGCCATTTTAGGTAAATAAATACCTTTTAGACtttgtttcctcctttgtaaaatggggataatcataATATTTTTATAGGTATGATATTATAATAACTAGCAATTTAACGATTTTTTTCTTATGACCCACTGTGTTTCCTACCACATTATTTCTAATGGAATATCAGGTAAGTGAGGTGACGGCATGTATATTCAGATGACTTTGTGAGTACTTTGCATTAATCCACTCTGGGAGAAGCCTCTcccttccccccgcccctccATATATGGAGGAGTCCACTTGAATtagctcttattttattttatttttttactggtaATAAAAGAGTCCTCTTGTATTCAAGGAAATTTACTTCAGGGCTTGCAccaaaaataaaagcatttctATGGTAAGGGTTTGTCTTGAgatgtttccttccttctggaaATTTCTTTAATAACTACTTACTGTCATTTCCTTTAATGGAAACTGACTTAGCCAATCAGAGGTTTCTTTTGCTTTCAAGATTTGCCTCTCTCCTTACTTGTGTTCTGTTCCTTACTTGTGATGCTTGCTGTCCGTGGCAGCACTTGGAACTAGGAAACCTTGACATGATTTGTGCctcaaaaaatgataaaaattgagctacattaaaaaaaaataaactcagtTTCACTGTGTTGGAATAAGTACTTGCAAGTTTCCAAGACCCTGGGATAGTTCTTCAGGAGGCCTTCCCAGCCACGTTCCAGAGGAATTGGCAGAGGACTCTGAGTAGTTCCTCAGGACTGATGGCAGAGTAACTCTTGAGATGTTTGGGAACATCACTAAATACCTGTCAAGTTACTAGTTTATCATTTTTGCAATATTAAATAAATCCTCTTCTCCCTTTCAAGAGGGAAGTAGTTTGGGTCGTCACTTTCATTTAGGGTACCCAACAAGGGTAGCCCACACAATATGTTTGGGGTTTCATTTTATAGCGACTAAAAACAGGGGAAGGAGTTTAGTAAGGTACTTTTTATTCTCAAACAGTTAAAAGCTAGGTCAGTATATGATCCTGCTTAAGGGGCTGAAACCAAGCAAGCTCTCAATTACTGTGCTTGTATAAGTCTCATCAACAAAATGGTACTGTGTTCTACTAATATATTTCAAAATCGGTCtgtaaagataaaaagaaaattctaggaGTTTAGAAGACATATCTCACTTCGAAAATCTCAAATGATCATCAGTATTCTTGgcggaaaaaaaacaaacaaaaactgttacCATCATCtgtttgctgttgacttgattcgactcatagcgatcctagaggacagagtagaactgccccataaagtttccaggaAGAAGATGGTAgcttcaaactgccggccttttggttagaagccaagctcttagccactacaccaccagcatatGCAAAAAGAAGCCCAAAGCAAGGGCTGAAAAAGTGGAACGTTCCTGTATTGAAAATGGTGTTACTTTAGGTTCTGTTTGAAAGGGAGTAGgtagagaataaaataaaaggacagaaaggggaaaagagaagaaaggaagagaggaaaggagaggagtggggagggcagggcaaaggagggcaggggaggggaggaaagggcaggggagagagaggaggacggcggaggggaggggtgggaaaagggaagaaaaaagagataaaaatagaAAGTTGCAGGAACAAATTGGGAGACTAGTTCTCAAATCTACCCAAATGACCAAAGAAATGTTTAGGAACAAAGATATCTAGTattctatttaatattttttgcatATCCAGATGCAAACTCACTATCTCCACAAGATAGGAAACACAAATATCTtgagttgtttttatttgtttatttgtgtgtgtgtatatatatatatatattttaatttgggGGTAATTAAGACAGGTAAGTATGTGTTTCAAGGTTCTCAGCTCCATGTGAGGGTTGTTAACACAGTGCTAGAGGGTGAAACGAGCCACAGGTTGAATTAATTCGACAGAGTCAGAAGGTTGAAGCTAGATGTGACTATAAAAACATAAGCTTTTTGGAATTTACAGACATTGGAGAGGCCATTGGCCAGTCCACTGGAATAGGATTTCTAGACAATTACGTATGTTttaacaaacaacacaaaacgaGTTAATATCTGGTGAACTATACCACAAAGGTTTCAGGAACTCTTGGTCTATAGGAAACACGTCAATATGGAGATTggtagttaagaaaaaaaaaaattttttttcagagaacctgCTCGCTACCTGTGCCATCACCataggcatctttttttttttttttttgaataacaaaaaatattttactaaaaCATAAGATTTACAGAAGTTTCCAGACAAGCCATACAAAATGGTCACAAGCTTTTTCTTAAAGGGAAGATTCTACACTTGATAGCAAAGTCACAATATTGTTGGTGAGGGCTGTGATGTTTGTTTAATGCTCCCATTTTGGTTCAAACAATCAAGCTTGTCCATCTACTGAGTCTAAATAAAGAGGGTATATTCTAAAGAACAACTGGTTAGCTGCTTTTAACCAATGCAATTAGATCACCATAAAAAGGGGGAAAGGAGcccataaatttaaaataaaactaccTCCCTCctcaaaaaaagcaaataaaataaagaagaacacCCATACCCCTGCAGCTAACCCTGACAACTACCTTCATTCACAGTGCTTTATACTTAAACCACGATGGGgaagaaatgaataaaagcaGAGAGGGGCCACTGCTTTTAAACATTTCACAACAATCCAGATGATACTTCTAGCCTCTGCTCATGCTTTACAACAGTGAATCAGGACAAGACAGATTTGCTAATGTGCATTTAATCACCAAAGGACTGGAGATGTCTGGGCTTTTATTCTGTAATGTTTCTAAGACTGTGTCCATTAAatgcaaacaaaaaaggaaggagTCTTGGCAGAACAGGAGAAGTGATGCACAGTTGATGATCAGACTGATTTAAATATTATCCATGGCATATAGCCTAGTCCATGCTCTAGCTGTTTCTATGGCTTGGGCTCTATTGGTCTTCCACTGATCCGCTACGTCATTTGCTAATGGGTCATCTGGATTGGGAGCACTTAACAAAGCCTGGATCGACAGCAGAACTGTGCGGATCTGCAGCGCTGGGGACCACTTATCTTTCAAAATATCTAAACATATTCTTCCCAACTTGTCTACATTAGGGTGATAAATTTTGGTCATGAAACATACTTTAGGGGCTGCCATTGGGTACTCTTCTGGAAGGAATAGTTCAAGTATAAAAGTCCCTCCCTCAAAGGGGGAATCCTGGGGGCTAGCAACGACCACATGAAAATAACGGGCGTTGCTCTCATCTGGTTCTCCTTTCATGCCCGGAACTGGTTCTGCGAGCAAATGCTGGGTTTCCTTGATAATCCTACAGGGCATCCAGGCCATCTTGTCAGATCCCGAGTTCAGCCTCTGGTCTCATCTCCGGCTCTGCTCACCTCACGCATGAGTGGAAGCCACCATAGGCATCTTGTGGCATCTCAGATGATGTATGAAATGGGACAAGGTTTATGAGTCACTTCTTTATTGTAAGGAACAGCAGCTGTACTTTATAAGCAGAACAATTTTTATGTCTCAGTATGCTTTGTTCCTGTGTTTCCTTTGTGTTTCATAAAATCTATTGAAAAATGCCAACCTATCTTATTTTTCTCAAGTGTAACCAAGAAAATGTGATCAAATCCATACTTGGGCCAGATCTGTCACACTTGGCTTGCAAACCCAGAGGTAGTAAAAGCAGGAGGaataaagacaaaagaaagaaaagagggagagagaagacagaagtgatgagagaaagaagagagaagaagagggggagttggagaagaagacagaagaggagaggacagaagagaaggaaaaagtgatgaaaaaagagatgaggaaaagaaagaggaagagggaggagggaagagaggagggggaggagcaGAAATTCCTAGAAGCATGTGTGACAACTAGGGCCATCTGACTAACAAGCCTTCTACCCCTATTCTTGCTTGCTCTCCTTCAACTCTTCAGCAGATCCTGCTCCCAAATACAGCCTTCCTACCATATGCGCCATACCAAAGCTactaggaaaaccctggtggcatagtggttaagaactatggctgctaaccaaaaggttgccagtttaaatccaccaggcactccttggaaaccctacagggcagttctactctgttgtatagggtcgctatgacttggaatcaacttgatggcaatgggttggtagAGCTAGAAAATTCACCAAATATTAAGTGCTAAATAGGAATGGTAAGCAGATATTTAAGTATCCATTTGGAGTTCAAATTGAAATTTCCAAATAGAATGAAGCACAGTTATCTTACTCATTACAAGTTCTTGTCGCAGAAACATAGCACTTAcattgatttttgtgtttaaaaaatagGTTGGGGTAAATCCCTGCAACATCTGTTTTTTCAGTTGATATTTATTTTTGGTCAAAAAATTAACTTTGGACAAATATTTGTGCCTTGCTGTTTGATACTATGCTTAAAATTTTGATTGTTCAtataacaattaaaaagaaaattgccattgagtcaattctgactcatagcaaccctacaggacagagtagaactgccccacagggtttccaaggagtgcttggcagattcaaattgccaaccttttggttagcagccatagcacttaaccactatgccactaaggtTTCCATAAAAAGATATACTAATATatctaattataaaaataagttaaaaataagATGGAATAAAAATTAAACCACTATAAAAGCTGCCTATGGTAATAAATGTGCTGAAAGATAAGGCTTTACATTGAGGCAGTAattaagagtggtaataaaggaggTAGATTAA
This is a stretch of genomic DNA from Elephas maximus indicus isolate mEleMax1 chromosome 1, mEleMax1 primary haplotype, whole genome shotgun sequence. It encodes these proteins:
- the LOC126070400 gene encoding ubiquitin-conjugating enzyme E2 N-like; protein product: MAWMPCRIIKETQHLLAEPVPGMKGEPDESNARYFHVVVASPQDSPFEGGTFILELFLPEEYPMAAPKVCFMTKIYHPNVDKLGRICLDILKDKWSPALQIRTVLLSIQALLSAPNPDDPLANDVADQWKTNRAQAIETARAWTRLYAMDNI